The following proteins are encoded in a genomic region of Deltaproteobacteria bacterium:
- a CDS encoding ATPase — MDKGAYGRRDRLIQEKRHDTYKEYGKWPEPTVCTVCKSLFIDGRWTWRPAPADANQTICPACQRIRDHYPAGILEIRGPFFREHRDEILNLIRNEESLEKDEHPMERLMGIVDTEDMTTIETTGVHIARRLGEAISRAYQGTLDIQYQEGEKSIRVTWER, encoded by the coding sequence ATGGACAAGGGCGCGTACGGAAGACGGGACAGGCTCATTCAGGAGAAGCGACACGATACATACAAGGAGTACGGAAAATGGCCGGAGCCCACGGTCTGCACGGTCTGCAAGTCCCTTTTCATAGATGGGAGATGGACATGGAGGCCGGCGCCAGCCGATGCCAATCAGACCATCTGCCCTGCGTGTCAACGTATTCGGGATCACTATCCTGCGGGCATCCTCGAGATCCGGGGGCCTTTTTTCCGGGAGCACCGTGACGAGATCCTGAACCTCATTCGAAACGAGGAATCCCTTGAAAAGGATGAACATCCCATGGAAAGGCTCATGGGGATAGTTGACACGGAGGACATGACCACCATCGAGACCACAGGGGTGCACATAGCCCGCAGGCTTGGAGAGGCCATTTCCCGCGCATATCAGGGCACGCTCGATATCCAGTATCAGGAAGGAGAAAAGTCCATTCGGGTCACCTGGGAACGCTGA